The window TTCAGAGTTCTGCTCtcaattttcttgtttttaagtaattattttattttatttgaaatatctCCATAGTGAATATATTTGGCATCTTTTCCTCTATTAAAATGTTAAACCTAATTATATTGTTGTTACAGAGGGGCTGTCTGACTATCACCTTTGCAGCTGGGTCTGGGACCAAGTCTAGAATACTGTCGTTTTGTAGAAGTTTTCATTCTagtaaggaaaaacaaagacttCACTGGAATTGAGTCATTTATTGAGTCCAAAAATGCAAACTCGACATTATCAGTCTGATGAGGTATTGATACAATCTATGTGAATAGTGAATTTGCAGCTTCTGTAACTTCCTTTATGTTTCCTAACCACTACTGTATTCTGATTGGTAGTTAATAGCACAATCTTAGTACTATGTTTTTATTACTGAAGTATGGTGTTTTCTCGGTCTTCTCCCTCCAGCACAATGTCATGCTGCTAAAATTCATGTTTCTTTCCATCCTTGCCTCCCCAGCTATACATCGTGTTACTCCTGTACAACTGATAGCCTCACAACACTGTCCATAGATAAAACTCTTATCCCCCAGGTCTCTGAAAGTTATCATCTACATATCCTATTTTCTGTATTAGGCATTCTGATGCTCAGGGTGTTCTCTCTTACGAATCTCAGCGATGAGATTGTCACTGTTCTTGTGCCCTAATTAAGTCTTTTCTTATTGTATGTTTAACTTTAGATTATGTCTTGGCCTGATTTACATTAAATTGTTTAACAGTCTTAATTCCAAATCATGATTCTTCTTGGCTCCAAAATAAGGCAGTgaaccagcagcacagcatatTAATTCAGGTTTAGAGTATACTTACCGAAGTCAGCCTGTTTCAGGTATCTTCAGTGAAGCAGTCTGTACagctttgctgtgatttttcttctcactaGGCATGCTTGAGTTGAAACTGTTAGTCTCATTATTTTGTGAGTTATACCACATGCTTATTTTCAATTAATTAAAATTGATGTTTATTCTAAATTAAGTGTATCTGGTAGTTAAAAAACTGTAGTAACGCAGTATTGTTTTTCAACCTTGAACACTAACACTAAATTGatttctgaggggaaaaaaaaagaaaaaacagccttTTTTCACCTCCACTCCTTCCCATGGTGTGTAATCATTTATCCTTTGAGATCACTCAGCGCTCTGTTAACGCAGCAGGTGATGGAAGAGCAGGAGCTGGCAAACACTGGTTTACTTTGTGGCAGTTCACAATGGGCTGTTTAGGTACTTGCACTTCCCATGCTTGTTAATGATTGGTGATGTAATGATTTTGCTACATGGCTGCAATTCCACTATTCAGTATATTGTGAtagatttaaaaatgcagtttcataCCTTAAATGTTTGTGCGACCTGACCTGTATCAAAGCCTGTGGTTTGACCAGAGTCACACAAGCAGCATGAGTCTATCTTTAGATACCTATCTCTTGCCTTGTAGATTCTACTCAGTATCAGATGATGCAGTCTGGTTACTGGTCTTACTTTAACATAACCAAAatttcagggaaaaacaaacaccagaCCAGCCAGCTGTCCCTTATTAAGGCATCTGTTTTAGTAAGCTTTTACAGGTTTTTCTCTCCTCGTTCTAATGCATTATTCATTGATTATTACtggaattaataaaaaaaacttgacCTTTAGTGATCATCAAAGTGTGTGTcctttttgtatgtgtgtttgtttgttttttgaagttgATTTGCCTACGTTTTATTCAAACACATTAGCACTTTTGGTTTATTGGCAAAATACCTTAGTTCCATTTAAgtctaaatctttttttttcctaaataaagcTGAAAGTGGTTACATTCCTGTGTTATAACTATAGATATTAACAACAGAAGTGATTGCACTCGCATAGGTGTATGCATTTACTTTACTGAAGAAGAAATCCTCACTGCCTGCTAGAGACTGCTTAGAAGATCAAGGTCAGTAATTTGCCTTAAGGGTATTTACTGTTTGTATTTTGGTTTTCACAGCTTCATCACTGGTCCATCTGTAGTTCCTGGCTACTTCTCAGTTGAAGCGGAGAATGTTGTGCTGGTTCtgaatggaagagaaaaagcaaagatcGCTTACGCCACTCAGTGGTTGCATTATGCACAAACATTGCTTCAGACTCACAAGATACAGCACGTAGCGGTTGTGCTGCTTGGAAATGAGCAGTGCAACAATGAATGGATTCAACCATACCTGAAAAGACATGGAGGATTTGTAAATCTGCTCTTTGTAACGTACGACTATGCATTGGTAAATGAAGAAGATATTTTCCAGTGGCCTTTAGGAGTAGCTACGTAAGTGCTATAGACACAAATTTACGTTTGAAACCTAATTGTTCTGTATGAGGGCTGGAAATACAATTGGAATATTACTGCTGATACCCAAAGTGAGTATGGTAGAACGTGGTCCCACTAATGATTTTCTACATGATGCATTGGAATCTTTCAAAATCTTTCAAAACATCTATCAGTTAAAATAATGATATAGAAGAGTAGGATTTAGGCAGCTTCTAAACAAATCAGCTTGTGTCTGGTggagttttctgtttgtttatttttcttcagtaggTTTTCTCTTGAAATTTATCATAACTGCTGATGTAATATGTACACAAGGATTTAAAAGGTCTGTTTAGGACAGGAATGGGGTACTACTGGTGATACTTCTTTTTTAACCTCTATTTTGGCTCTCGGAAATAAATTATACGCCTCTCATTTGGAATCAGTATATTCCAGTATTACATTAGAATAAGCTGGCTTAAGTGCTTACTCACAGAACCTTTTTGTTCTACTCAGTGCTCAGGCTGTTTGTGTGAAGTATATATGTCTTTCGTTcagttaaatgtattttttttccagtataatCTTTATTAACAACATTAATAGTGTTTTAGCTATAAATCATGCTAATACAAGGACAAAAGAATTCAGGATTATTTTCAGAGCTTGTGTTGCACTGGAATTTAGGATCCTGTATTGAGCCAGTCTGCAGATTATATGTAGCTTTATACACAGTGCCATTGAAGCACTGGATTCTTGATAGCACCAGAGAATTGATGATAGTGGGAGTTCATGAGCAAAAAGAAGTTGAGTTTTGAGATGTCAAGATGAAGGtgacaaaacagaaggaaacaacaGAGTAGTACAGTGTGCTGTGAAACTGAATGTAGAGAGATCAGGTGCAGGATGGAGCTTTGCAGCCAGTTAGAAAACTTGTTGATAAGGCATGTAAATGGGCCAGATTTTctgagggaagaaggaaaagaaagataaacGGAATACTGTAAAACTGTTtggcatggggaaaaaaaatggttctgaGGGTCGATgaattaaggttggaaaagaactggGAAAGGGCTGCTTCATCCAGATCTGGGAAGGTGAGGAAAATGAGCATAGATACTCTGAActacgagggctgctctgaaagttatgtctcctgttttattacgttggcccatgctgtcagaggcggatgttggtggtacggcagtagaggttgaaccttcccaccagtatcccattccatgttgttgctgtgtgacagatggcagcagaggggtgatCTGATGTGGCAGTGCATATAGAGCAAAGGCATggccttgaattcctccatgtggaaataatagcacccactgacattcactgatgcttgctgaacgtttctgGAGGgcaaccagtggatgtgagcatgctgaggcagtgggtggtgcatttcagcagtggcaacactGGCGTGAAAGACAAGCTACTTTatggatggccatgcagatttttatgtgGTGGCATGCAGACTtttgttcatcgctggtgaaaatgcacagctaatacTGATGGCcatattgaaaaatattgttttctagctgagaattttttctGTCAAGGAGTGTTATTTTGCTCATTGGTATAATTTCCATTGGagtaaataggaggcattacttttggagcaaccaaCGTATTAATGAGAATTAAATCATTGCGAAGTAAAATAGAGAGCAGCTGCTTTTGGAAAAGTGTGTTTCTAAAGGATATTTGTAGCACGCATGCATAGTTGCTGTAGTGTCAAAACAGGACAGAAGTCTGTGGAGACATTCCAGAAGGGAGTGGTCAGGACAAAGGGAATAAAGACCAACTTAGGAGAAAAGTTGTACTGGTTGCTTATAGTTATAGATGTAgattggtttaaaaaaaaaaaaaaaagtggttttcaTCTTAGAATATGCTACAGTAAGCATGAAATTgtgcaaaatgtattttcttttggcATAAAGCATATAGTAATCTAATGTGTACATTAATGTGTACATTCTCTTTACAGCTACAGAAATTTTCCGGTTGTAGAGCCCAGCTGGTCAATGCTACACGATGCAAGGTCCTATCTCTGTAATTTCTTAGGAACAGTTTACAAGAACTCTTCTAGAGAAACCCTGATGGAAATTCTGAAGCAGGATGGGTTTGATAAGCTTTGCTGGATTGCAGCCAGAGAACAGTAAGACACTGATTTGCTTCTTGAAAATACCCTGAATTTTTGCCTGCTCTATTACTACCAGTCCTTCCTTGAGtgttaaaaaacagaacaaataaagTAAAAGTTGTGATTAAAGAGAACATTGCTAGAATTCTTTGTGTAAGGCTTACTAACATTTTAAATACCTTGAAAAATCTTGGATGTATCCTGCATGTAAAGacatcatttgttttcttatgtatttttgattataatggaagaagaaatacttAAATCTCGTGTGTCTTAatctttccagaagaaaaaggcagcagTATTTTGTTGTGTTCCATACAAGGGTGGGTTTAATCTGACCAACAAGGCTTTTTTGCTCCTAATAGGTAGAACAGATCTTTCGGCTAACAGAAATAGGGTTCTGATTGCTTTTCTTAATTTTGCCAAGCATCACCTGTGAAGTGATTGATAGtaggcagagcagtgcttagGAAGACCTCTGCTACCCTGATGAAGAGCCTCAGGAGGTAAACAGTATCTGTGGCATAACTCTTATCTCACAGACATTCTGAGACACTCCAGGCATACTAACGGGGTTAACAGATTGCTGTAcgtgctggagcagagggatgTAAAGAGTAAGCCTGCACCAATTTGTAGgatttcaggcaaaaaaaaatttatCGGGAAGTCCATCAAGTGATTTCCTGTCTCTTTCTGAACTCAGTTGTGGAATAAATGGACACATGCATCATCCAAGTTGTGCAAAAGATTTAAAATGGAGTTTCAATTAGCCCCTTGTATTTCTGCATGCTACTAAAAGGACCGTATCTAGAAAGTGTTGTAATCTGGTTTTAACAGTGGTATTTTCAATAAAGTTTAAGATTAGTTAAgatcaaaaataaaagcttttttttacaTTCACATTTTCAGCTCTATAAGCAACTGATATTAAAGCATATCTCTGCTTTTCATTGTAATGCGTGTGGGGAAGTTGTTAATTTTCAACCTCTTTACATTCCTAGGTGGCAGCCtcaggaaacaaatgaaagttTGAAGAACTATCAAGATGCCTTGCTGCAGAGTGATCTGACATTGTGCCCAGTGGGAATAAATACAGAATGTTACAGAATTTATGAAGCTTGTTCATATGGATCTGTGCCTGTTATAGAAGATGTAATGACACGTGGTGATTGCAGAAATTCATCAATGTACCACAGTGCTCCATTACAATTATTAAAAACCATGGGGGCTCCGTTTATCTTTATTAAAAACTGGAAGGAGCTTCCTGCtgttttagagaaagaaaaaaaaatgagcttacaagaaaaaattcaaagaagaaaaaagcttatAGAATGGTATCAAAACTTCAAAGCATGGATGAGACAGAAATTCATTAGTACTTTGGAAAATTCATTCCTGCCCAGCGATAAAGGATAAATGTTCCCTTTTGAAAATCTAGAATAGATTGAAAGCTTAATTTCATTAACCTTCTGAGGAAGcttttatacaaaaaaaatcccaaaaggTGGGTGCGTTCTGTTTGAAGTCAACAGATTTGGGCTAACTTAGCCATCAGCTATGTTTGGCCTTCCATCCGTGACAATTGTCAGAGAGGATGTTGATTTAGAGGGATGGTAGTCTGTAAGGATAACAACCATTTTATGACTGTTCTGTAAGTTCCACGTTGATATGTGACGTGGGAAATTTTTGTAAGGAAACCATGTCTGAGCATGTGAGCTTGTTAAATCCAGCATGAGAACAACAgttgtttctgaagaaaaggaagggaaagctgTATTGTACAGAATAATGTATTATGAGAACTAAAAGAAAGGGTGGCTGTAGCAAAATTGCCGGGTTTAGCAGTCAGTAATGTGTCTCCTGGTAAGTACTGACTTTGACAATGTGAACTGTTTACTTGATTGATGtgtttcatttccatggaagtGGTCATAAAGCTGATTAAACACTGTGGaataaaaacatgtatttcCAGGTGAAAGTTGAGAACTATTtcttagaaatatttcataGCAATCTATTTCCCATTTAAGTTCAGATACCAaaatctctttcatttctcGTTAGTTTTAGGACATACCTTTCTGAAGCTCTGCTGAGAGAGCATTCGTTACCTGCAGTTACAGCTGCACATCCTGAACGTTTGGCCTTAAACATGAACCTGCGTGTCGTGTATGTGATTACTAAAAATCTGCTGGAACTTGTCAGCTCCAGACAATGGCAGGAATACAGTGCTGCATGTTTATGACACTACGTATACAGCAAACGGTTTTCATTAAATGTAGCAAAAGGGATCTGTAATTGTTCCTGTGCGTGAGAAATGAGTATTTGCTGTTATCTTCTGTGCGTTTGGCTGCGCTGTCGTTCTGCATCACAGCAGTGGCAGATGTAGGGTGGTGTAGTTTTGTGTCTTTGAGTGTTGGTATGCCATATCAGTTCGTTCTCATGTAGCAGTTCAAAAGCCTGTACTGGTGAATAATATTCATTAGTGTAATGATGCTGTTTAGTTCTGGAGTGTGTGATATGAGagcatttctgtctttcttttcaggttttcttgCGTGCTGTCtgtttataaaaagaaaaccagatgAAATCACTGGCTTCACTGACAGTGGGTGGTACTCACAGTGGCTGTTCTAGATCTGCAATTATGCATGTTTCAGAGCACCTGGATTTTGAGGAGCTTGCATTCCAAGTGCAGTCAGTAGAGAAACAGATGTTCTCAGAAGATAAGTAAACTAAATCTAGATGAGCTGTATGTCTAAAATAGATTTCCTGTGACTGTCACCCTCCCATTCTATCTGAAGCACTGTGCAATTGCAGTGCATTGCAAATGTACTCCTTTCAGCTGAGAATGGAAATACAGCTATCATCATTCAGCACAGAGTTGAACCCTGTTTAGAGGAAGAGCTGGGTGAAATTTTCTATACTTTTCCATCCTGAGGATCTAAGATAGCCATCTACACAGTAGTATGCAGCAGTAAGAAGGTCAGAGAATGGTGCTCACTGCAGTAGTGAAGTGTCATTGCTGTAGTTTCCCTCTACTAGAACCTTTCTCTACAAGCTGTAGTACTGGGGAGTAGTGATTTAGAGCAGCATTTTTCAGACTGTAATCAACAGTTCCCGAGGCACTCCTGGACGATTTAAATAGgctacaaaaaaacaaatgagagaGAGTCAGCCTAGTTTCCTAACTAAGGTTGGTAACTCCTAGAAAATGTTAGTGGTGTACAGGTTGAGGTTTGAAAAACAGTTTAGTACATGATCACCTGTAGTGCTGTTCACATGTTTCTAAGTATGCAAGCTTATTTCTGAACTCATGGCAATTACAACTTAAGGGAGGGCAATAGGTGCATCAGAGTTGAATTTTGCATCTCACTTGCATGTTCTTGAAGGTCAAAGAgaagtaattttcatttcatctgtgTTTAGCCAAGTCATGAAGAACTTGAGTGTAgtcctgctgagaaggacttaggggttctGGTTGATGacaaactgaacatgagccagcagtgtgtgcttgcagcctggaaagccaatGGTATTCTGAATTCcgtgagaaaagagaaggctgcagagacCTCATAGCAGCCctccaatatttaaagggagttaaTAAGTGTGAgggaaatctttttctttttctttttttttttcttttttttttttttttacaagggTAGTTGGTGATTGGagaagagggaatggttttaacaTTCCCAAAGAGGGAatggagatttagattagatgtcagggggaaattttttactgaaagtggtgaagtgctggcacaggctgcccagagaggttgtggatgtcaTGTCCctgaggtgtttaaggccagtAATCAGgttgggcaacctgatttacTACTTGGtctcctgcctgtggcagggaggttggaacttgatgatctttgaggaccctcccaacccaagccattctgtgattcaaattCACCTTCTGTCTAAAAGGAATTAATGCTAGaagttttttcctttcattttatttctaacgTTAATGAAGCAAAGAGAGCAAACCCTGGTCAAGCCAAGAGAGACTTCTTACACTGCCAAACTTGTGAGAGAGGTGCATGCTCTGTTTTAGGAATTAGCCCTCTGGTTTGAGGTTGTGATGGTGAAGTAAGGCTTTGCAGAACACAACCAAATGTCCCATTGCTATCAGAAAGTGAGTGTGGAGCACTCTCGAGCCTTTGTTAAATCAAGGTTGCTGATTGTAAAGTCACTTACTGTACAGATGACCAAGTTGGCAGTAATTTGCATAGTGCCTAGATTTGTGTGCTGAATACTGATAGCTCTAGCAGTTTCATTATCAGAGATATTCCCTATTGATGAAGGCTTTAAAATTAAGCTGGATTGCCTTGCTATAAGAGGAAACAGCTAGCTTCTCACGATTTACTGTACTTCTGTCTTTCTTACATAATTCTGAACCCATTAGGAATAGCTGTGAATGTACAGTGTAAGCTGTTTAAAAGGTCAGCACCAGAGCAATGTGTTTCCAGAGGAATGTTACCAGTCCTGTAGCTATTGATAATGCTGCAGATAAAGCAGTGGCTTGCAAAGAGTCAGCCTCCTGATTATTTACCATTCTTGGACATTAAGGTTGCATATGTTTCAATATTTaggtatttctgtatttttagatACTGTctttcagtgactgaaaatTGTACGAGTGGTGCAACTAAAAGTTTTGTAGAAGGCTTCCCCATGGGAGTTACTAAGTGTGAATGTGCTGGTATCACCACTTTCTCTCTTGGCCTTACCAACACACTTgcaaaaccacagaaacaaaatcctGTTACTTCCTGTCAAACTTTCCAAGTTAGGAAGAACCTCCAGAGCTGAGCAAactcagcagctgtggcagcagcatcCATTCTACGAAGTCCTAAAATGTTTCCAGGCATTCTTCCTACTGCGATGGGAAAtgaaagacagcagaagaagATAATACTGATTTTGGCATGTTTGTGAAGACTAATGATGGCAGAAACTAATCTACTTCAAGTCCAAATCCAACTGTGCACAGCAGAACTTGCTTCCAGGAAAACTGCTGCCATAAAGCATGTTGGGACTGCCATTTTCCAATAGCTAAGAAGGAATCCAATGTTTATGTAGTGATGTGAATCCTACACAAAGGAGCTGATGAATCAGGCAGAGAAATAAAGCTGATCTGATGACAGTGTGCCTGAAGAGATGATATACAGTTGGCGCTGGATCCCAGGactttgttggttttcttgctttctgagTCCACAAAGCACACATAGTTAGTTTGTACAATGAGCCATCCTGGGCTCAGTCCAAAAGTGATGCTATAAAAGCCATGCTGTGCAGCAAAAACAACAGTAGTTCCacacttctgttctttcttctccatccAGAAGCTTAAGCAGTCACAGAGAATTGCATATATTTCTTGTTAATCACCAGCCTATAAACCACGACTGCTAATCCTGATAAGGAAACAGCTCGCAAGAGGTTATGCTACTGATTATCTTTGCCACTTAAATTCTTTGGGTGGGTAAAATTTTGGGATTACTTCAGGGCCTCTCAAGCAATAAAAACCAGTAGAGGGGCACGTATTTTTATCTTGCCAATATAAATACTTCTCCCATCTCTACTACAGATCTGAAGACCACTTGAATGTTAAAAATCTCTCCGTGTGACTCTACTTCTAAAGAACTTAGAAGCTGAAAAGGCAGTAGAGGTGCAATCCAAGGGCTGAAAGAAATGCTTATCAACAATAGGTGAATACCTATATGCATTTCTGATGCATTTCATtcaaactgcaaaagaaaatgcatctgaGCACTGGAACTACACATCAACAAAATGGTAGGGCAAAGATTCTCTCAGCCAGCGCTTGACCAGCCTAATGGCAGAAGGATAAGTTTAAAATGTCTCCTATCTGATATTTTCCACAGTTCAATCTGAAAATTCActattcctgtttttttttaggtgaCATTCCTATgatctttggttttctttcatcttcaggAATATGTTATTTTTAGCTTCGGCtgcattctgaaaacaaaccaaacagaagTATTATGCACAGCTTCCATGAAAtgtgtgttttcaaaatatgagatgcaaaataaatgcttcaaAGAGAAATGAGTCATTCACTAAGATCCAGCTGAGGACAAAGCCCATAGAAAAAAGTTAAGTTGTGCAGGTGGCCgcatacaaaggaaaatgagtttCTGAATGGCTGAAATTAGCCCAATTCTTCCAAAGGAAGTTATTCAAACAGTATGAAGCTGTTGAATGTTGTATTTTGAAGTTTGCTATATTTAAGGAGTTTTGTTCAGGGACCAAAATGCGAAGTTTGTGCATAGgggaaatcttttttctttcttcctttctgcaagtttttttttctgaagaataacAGCTGTTCCTGACCATGACTGGCAGGAGATCCATCCCAACTGATATTTTTGCTGGGAGAtactaaaatgtttttctccatgGCTGCTTAtttagaatcaaagaatcatctaggttggaaaagaccttcaagaccatcaagtccaaccatcatccTGACATACCAAGTTCCATTTAgaacatttcagtatttgtgtGATCATGGCACCTGACAACCCTCATCAGCAGTTaggctgctgcagtgctaaGGCACAAAATATTCTTAGAGGTGAGGAGCCCAGGTTCAAGCcttggggctgggctgggcagaACAGGGATGCTGTTCAcggcaactgatgtcatctacttggacttgcgcaaggcctttgacatggtcctgcaccacatccttatctctaaactgGAGAGACGGATTTGAAGGGTagactatttggtggataaagaattgtTTGGATGGTCATAGCCAGAGGGTTATTGTCAATggctgtgtccaggtggaggccagtcatgAGCGGTGTCCTTCAGGagtccatcttgggaccagtgctcttcagcatctttatcaatgatgTAGAAGatgggatcaagtgcactctcagcaagtttgtgatgacaccaagctgtgtggtgcagttgacacaagagaaagaagggatgccatccaaagggacttggacaggcttgaaaagtgagaattttaacaaggccaagtgcaagatgttgGACTTTggtcaaggcaatcccagatataaaaacagactgggagaagatctccttgagaacagccctgctgagaaggacttgggggtcctgataAACAAagagctggacatgagccagcagtgtgcgcttacagcctggaaggccaactgggtcctgggctgcatcaaaagaggggtggccagcagggccaGAGAGGGGATTGTCCCCATCTGCACTGCCCTCATGAGGTCACATCTGCAGCattgcatccaggtctggggtccccagcacaagaagaatGTGgtgctgttggagtgggtccagatttctatgctgtagaaaaaaagaataaaccaTCTCTGCTCCGAGAAActcaaaaaacccaaagagTTCAGACAACCTGGGTGGGACTTTAGCAACAAAAGAGatcatttttctctcattcattttttctctcattcatttttgttttctctttctctctgttttctgtcaaATGGCATTTCATCTAAACCACGTTGTGCTGGGATCACTTAAATTATCCAAACACTGAAGTCTGCAGTGTGAAAGTGTGAACTGATAGCAATGGTGGAATGTAGCAGTTGTGTAAGGACCTCGGTTTGATGGAGGGATTTTACAAGAGAAGCAACGGTGTTGTTTATAAGAGTACGTCCCATACTCAAGACAGGATCGTATCTCTATTTAGAAACTTCTATTCATCAAGAAGTGTGAAAGCATGCATACGTTACAAAAGGTGCCTTTTGTAATTTCCTCTTAATTTCCCCACACTCCAGTGGTCTTCTGCTCATGGATTCACTGTTGTAATCCTGTGGGGGAAAGAGAGAATCAAGGACAGCTGTGTTTCCCCTAAGAGAGGTGGGAACGTACTGATTAATTTCTGTAGGGATTTAAATAGCgctttgctcttctttcaaGTGCCAGCAGAGATTAAAGACAGCCAGCGACATGTCCTCTCTGGTATGCAGTCTTTAATTGTATACTCCTGTTGCTGGAGGGTTCACTTTATTCATTTAATAGCAATTTATCAATCGCGATAGACTTGCTTTGCTGATGGCTGTACAGTGCATCATGGTTGTTTTAGCATAAAACTTGAGCAGCCTGACTCATGCTACAACTGAAGACAGCAGACCAGCTGGGGAATGTACACATGGGAATTTGCAAATTACACCAAGTTGTaccaattttctttccttccactgtCTAATCAGACACTGATTGTTTCTTCATGTAcgtctcttttctttctctctctgtgccCTATAAAATGAGCTAAACTGATTTTACCCAGATGACcctcttttcctgctgttattttAAGATTATAGCAAACTGCCTTCTATTTAGTAGAAACAACATTTTCTcgtctctgtggaggttctcTTGCAGGCACCCAATCCCAGCATAGACGTAATTAGGCTTTTACTGAATTTCTgcctcagcaaagctctcactGTCACACAGTGTGCTGTCCAAATACCTCTCTGTAGGATATTACCTCACCTGAGTGCCTGTGCCTTAAACCTTTATAGTCTTTTGTTCAAGATTTTTGACTGTCACTGTATTAAAGGTTGATTGAAAAGGATTGCGCTtccaggagcagaagagagaggtGAACTTCAGATgtctctttgctttccattttagaGCAGGAAATGCTCTTTGTTCCGAGTGAAATTTCACATCCAGCTACACATCCCTGCACAGTTTATGG of the Gallus gallus isolate bGalGal1 chromosome 1, bGalGal1.mat.broiler.GRCg7b, whole genome shotgun sequence genome contains:
- the TMEM5 gene encoding ribitol-5-phosphate xylosyltransferase 1, translated to MRGARKRLCSALLVAYGLFSLYAAYTVFLRPRRPAASRPPHRDRHGPRGIDHVSLGNEEWNPWEADEKSEQVAAQQRYENILKLVQNARSQLEQTSLRVQIWGKAAIGLYLWQHIFGGHLEPADVTAQWREGSQKAGKTHFSFITGPSVVPGYFSVEAENVVLVLNGREKAKIAYATQWLHYAQTLLQTHKIQHVAVVLLGNEQCNNEWIQPYLKRHGGFVNLLFVTYDYALVNEEDIFQWPLGVATYRNFPVVEPSWSMLHDARSYLCNFLGTVYKNSSRETLMEILKQDGFDKLCWIAAREQWQPQETNESLKNYQDALLQSDLTLCPVGINTECYRIYEACSYGSVPVIEDVMTRGDCRNSSMYHSAPLQLLKTMGAPFIFIKNWKELPAVLEKEKKMSLQEKIQRRKKLIEWYQNFKAWMRQKFISTLENSFLPSDKG